In Spirochaetota bacterium, a genomic segment contains:
- a CDS encoding RNA polymerase sigma factor: protein MQDVKGFTDEELVRMYKSGNDAAFSELYGRYEQKLKRLIYHYVPNVEEANDVLQDAVIRVFRHIESFDVNKSFSSWIYQITINCSKNYIGKSVRETHLLEQERYRIADDQGRRGSPEDICIRENDLAEFNRAVESLKEKFRAVFILRHDHKMKYSDIAGIMNCSERTAKWRMEKALEKIAQYLSEKGII, encoded by the coding sequence ATGCAGGATGTTAAGGGGTTTACCGACGAGGAACTGGTGCGAATGTATAAAAGCGGAAACGATGCGGCTTTCAGCGAGCTTTACGGGCGGTACGAGCAGAAGCTGAAGCGCCTTATTTACCACTATGTTCCCAATGTCGAAGAGGCGAACGACGTACTCCAGGACGCCGTCATCCGGGTGTTCCGGCACATCGAATCATTTGACGTGAACAAATCCTTCTCCTCCTGGATCTACCAGATCACGATCAACTGCAGCAAGAATTACATCGGCAAAAGCGTGCGGGAGACCCATCTGCTGGAACAGGAGCGGTACAGGATTGCCGACGACCAGGGGAGGCGGGGTTCGCCCGAAGACATCTGCATCAGGGAAAACGACCTGGCGGAATTCAACCGTGCCGTTGAAAGCCTCAAGGAGAAGTTCAGGGCCGTTTTCATTTTGAGGCACGACCATAAGATGAAATACTCCGATATCGCCGGGATCATGAATTGTTCCGAGCGGACGGCGAAATGGAGGATGGAAAAGGCCCTGGAGAAGATAGCGCAGTACCTGTCCGAGAAGGGAATTATTTAA
- a CDS encoding cell division protein ZapA codes for MEGNSVKVTIFGQTYTINGEAPREYINQIAEYLDGKMDEVRVNCAITNPTHVAILAALNVADEYFQLKNTKTGIDSEVERRALALISMLDEGLIGDVFSRAAPAAKN; via the coding sequence GTGGAAGGAAACAGCGTAAAAGTAACCATATTCGGCCAGACCTATACCATAAACGGGGAGGCCCCGCGCGAATATATCAACCAGATCGCCGAATACCTGGACGGCAAGATGGATGAGGTTCGCGTCAATTGCGCCATCACCAATCCGACCCATGTGGCGATCCTGGCTGCCCTGAACGTCGCCGACGAGTACTTCCAGCTGAAAAACACGAAAACGGGGATCGACAGCGAGGTGGAGCGGCGCGCCCTGGCCCTCATATCGATGCTTGACGAGGGCCTTATCGGCGATGTCTTTTCACGCGCCGCCCCGGCCGCGAAAAATTAA
- the rplT gene encoding 50S ribosomal protein L20 codes for MPRATTGRVHRKRAKKILKATKGFIGARSTIFRTAKDARRRALQNSYIDRKKKKRDFRALWIVRIAAAAKMCGISYSKFIAGLKSSNIEINRKMLADLAAKDMNAFQKIVDKVKETAA; via the coding sequence ATGCCGAGAGCAACAACTGGTAGAGTGCATCGCAAGCGAGCAAAAAAAATATTAAAAGCCACCAAGGGATTCATAGGCGCCCGGAGCACCATTTTTCGGACCGCCAAGGACGCGCGGAGACGGGCCCTGCAGAATTCCTACATCGACCGCAAGAAGAAGAAGCGTGACTTCAGGGCGCTCTGGATCGTGCGGATAGCCGCGGCCGCCAAGATGTGCGGCATTTCGTACAGCAAGTTCATCGCCGGCCTGAAATCGTCCAACATCGAGATCAACCGCAAGATGCTGGCGGACCTGGCGGCGAAGGACATGAACGCCTTCCAGAAAATAGTGGACAAGGTAAAAGAAACGGCCGCTTAG
- the rpmI gene encoding 50S ribosomal protein L35, translating into MPKVKSNSGAKKRFRVTKNGKVVRAKGFKSHLLESKSSKRKRQLRGTTVTSEAETKRVKRMIPYK; encoded by the coding sequence ATGCCAAAGGTGAAATCAAACAGCGGAGCCAAGAAAAGGTTCCGCGTTACAAAAAACGGAAAGGTCGTTCGCGCGAAGGGCTTTAAAAGCCACCTGCTGGAGAGCAAGTCGTCGAAGCGTAAGCGTCAGCTCCGCGGGACAACGGTGACGAGTGAGGCCGAGACCAAGCGGGTCAAGAGGATGATTCCGTACAAATAG
- the infC gene encoding translation initiation factor IF-3, with translation MDKGRRSSLDKFDKYNVNEDIKTQEVRLVGEEGEPKVIPTADALRMARERELDLVEISPNQNPPVVKIIDYSKFKFEQMKKAKEAKKKQKVIHVKEIKMRPNIDSHDFEHKIKHAREFLDGGDKVKFTLMFRGREMVHPELGFEVMNKVKAQIEDFVQIEKDMSQEGRNITMIVSAKVSGGKAK, from the coding sequence ATAGACAAAGGAAGGCGATCCAGCTTAGATAAGTTCGATAAGTATAACGTCAATGAGGATATAAAAACACAGGAGGTGCGGCTTGTCGGGGAGGAGGGAGAACCCAAGGTGATTCCCACCGCCGATGCGCTCCGGATGGCGCGGGAGAGGGAGCTTGATCTCGTGGAGATATCCCCGAACCAGAATCCGCCGGTCGTGAAGATCATTGACTACAGCAAGTTCAAGTTCGAACAGATGAAGAAGGCCAAAGAGGCCAAGAAAAAGCAGAAAGTCATCCATGTTAAAGAGATAAAAATGCGGCCGAATATAGATTCCCATGACTTTGAGCACAAGATCAAGCACGCGAGGGAATTCCTGGACGGCGGTGATAAAGTGAAATTCACCCTTATGTTCCGGGGCCGGGAGATGGTCCATCCCGAGCTCGGCTTCGAGGTCATGAATAAGGTAAAGGCCCAGATCGAGGATTTCGTCCAGATTGAAAAGGACATGTCCCAGGAAGGAAGAAATATAACGATGATCGTTTCCGCCAAAGTCAGCGGGGGCAAAGCGAAATAA
- the thrS gene encoding threonine--tRNA ligase, whose product MTITLPDASTLRADSGESAHSILGKISPGLQRAALAAVIDGVPADLSRAVERDAALKAITFDSPEGKDVFWHSASHLMAQAVKRLFPDAKFAIGPAIETGFYYDIDMGAALAPEDLSRIEEEMKKIAAEDLEIRREDIKRTDAMKLFSDAGETYKVEMIGDLKDDTVSIYRQGEFVDFCRGPHVPRTSYIKAVKLLSIAGAYWRGSEKNKMLQRIYGIAFPDKKQLAAHLEFLEEAKRRDHRRLGKELNLYSIHDETGAGLVLWHPKGACLKNIIEDFWRKEHFKNGYDLVATPHIGKSQLWETSGHLGFYTENMYSSMDIDGQPYYVKPMNCPFHIMIYMNKGWSYRELPLRWAELGTVYRYERSGVLHGLLRVRGFTQDDAHLFVRPDQMPDEIDRVLEFCIYMLRSFGFEDFKVYLATRPAEKSVGEESMWQEAIKALEASVKRAGIEYEVDEGGGAFYGPKIDIKIKDILAREWQCSTIQFDFNLPERFDLTYVDSDGKKHRPYMIHRALLGSLERFIGVLVEHYGGKFPVWLAPVQVMLINVSDDEAEAVDKLRLRMVELGLRPEIDRRDETMGYRVRDAISQKVPYIGVIGKKEVAENTISVRKLGENKSVTMKVDDLINLISEDVNSKRQ is encoded by the coding sequence ATCACCATTACATTGCCGGACGCGTCGACCCTCAGGGCCGACAGCGGCGAGTCTGCCCACAGCATTCTCGGGAAGATCAGCCCCGGCCTCCAACGCGCGGCCCTGGCCGCGGTCATTGACGGCGTTCCCGCTGACCTTTCCCGGGCCGTGGAACGCGACGCCGCCCTGAAGGCTATCACCTTCGATTCCCCCGAGGGAAAGGATGTGTTCTGGCACTCGGCGTCCCACCTGATGGCCCAGGCGGTGAAGCGCCTCTTCCCGGACGCTAAATTCGCCATCGGACCCGCCATCGAGACCGGGTTTTACTATGACATCGACATGGGAGCCGCCCTCGCGCCTGAAGACCTCTCCCGTATCGAGGAAGAAATGAAGAAGATAGCCGCCGAGGACCTGGAGATACGCCGCGAGGATATCAAGCGGACCGACGCCATGAAGCTCTTTTCCGACGCCGGCGAGACCTATAAAGTGGAAATGATCGGCGATCTGAAAGACGACACCGTGTCCATATACCGCCAGGGTGAATTTGTCGACTTCTGCCGCGGTCCCCACGTTCCCCGCACGTCGTACATCAAGGCGGTGAAGCTTCTCTCCATAGCCGGCGCCTACTGGCGCGGCAGCGAGAAGAACAAGATGCTCCAGCGCATCTACGGGATAGCCTTCCCCGATAAAAAGCAGCTGGCCGCGCACCTGGAGTTCCTGGAGGAGGCCAAGCGCCGCGACCACCGCCGCCTCGGAAAGGAGCTCAATCTCTACTCCATCCATGATGAGACCGGCGCGGGCCTCGTGCTCTGGCACCCCAAGGGCGCGTGCCTTAAGAACATCATAGAAGATTTCTGGCGCAAGGAGCACTTCAAGAACGGCTATGACCTGGTGGCGACACCCCATATCGGGAAATCGCAGCTCTGGGAGACCAGCGGCCACCTCGGGTTCTACACCGAGAACATGTATTCGTCCATGGACATCGACGGTCAGCCATATTACGTCAAGCCGATGAACTGCCCCTTCCATATAATGATCTACATGAACAAGGGCTGGTCCTACCGGGAGCTTCCCCTCCGGTGGGCCGAGCTGGGCACCGTGTACCGCTATGAGCGGAGCGGCGTGCTCCACGGCCTCCTCAGGGTGCGCGGCTTCACGCAGGACGACGCGCACCTTTTCGTACGCCCGGACCAGATGCCCGACGAGATAGACCGCGTTCTCGAGTTCTGCATCTACATGCTGCGCTCCTTCGGGTTCGAGGATTTCAAGGTCTACCTGGCGACCCGCCCGGCCGAAAAGTCAGTCGGCGAGGAGTCGATGTGGCAGGAGGCGATCAAGGCCCTGGAGGCGTCGGTGAAGCGCGCCGGCATCGAGTACGAGGTCGACGAGGGCGGCGGCGCCTTTTACGGCCCGAAGATCGACATCAAGATCAAGGACATCCTTGCCCGCGAATGGCAGTGTTCCACCATACAGTTCGATTTCAACCTTCCCGAGCGGTTCGACCTGACCTATGTCGATTCCGACGGCAAGAAGCACCGTCCCTACATGATACACCGGGCGCTCCTGGGCTCCCTTGAGCGCTTTATCGGCGTCCTGGTCGAGCACTACGGCGGGAAGTTCCCGGTATGGCTCGCCCCGGTGCAGGTGATGCTCATCAACGTCTCCGACGATGAGGCGGAGGCGGTCGACAAGCTGCGCCTACGCATGGTTGAGCTGGGACTCCGGCCCGAGATCGACCGCCGCGACGAGACCATGGGCTACCGGGTGCGGGACGCCATCTCCCAGAAGGTCCCCTATATCGGCGTCATCGGCAAGAAGGAGGTGGCGGAAAACACGATCTCCGTACGGAAGCTGGGTGAGAACAAATCCGTTACCATGAAGGTCGATGACTTGATCAATCTTATTAGCGAGGATGTGAATAGTAAAAGGCAGTAA
- a CDS encoding PilZ domain-containing protein: MKERRTSPRTRFSAKKTGFSVTLVMKRFFLRDKAITCVLRDISEGGASLLVNDEYKKYVTERSVGNGVRLLSENPEISFRLHRKGRVLRVLNNEEGVTAVVIFTHQPEQEVYKKIVDNGRY, encoded by the coding sequence ATGAAGGAGAGGCGCACATCACCGCGCACCAGGTTCTCCGCGAAGAAAACCGGGTTTTCCGTGACGCTCGTCATGAAGCGGTTCTTCCTCAGGGACAAGGCGATCACCTGTGTCCTCCGCGATATCTCCGAGGGCGGTGCGTCCCTCCTGGTCAACGACGAGTATAAGAAGTATGTCACCGAGCGCTCCGTCGGAAACGGTGTCCGGCTGCTTTCCGAAAACCCCGAGATATCATTCCGCCTTCACCGTAAGGGGAGGGTCCTGAGGGTTCTGAACAATGAGGAAGGCGTAACGGCGGTGGTGATATTCACCCATCAGCCGGAGCAGGAAGTATATAAAAAAATTGTTGACAATGGCCGTTACTAA
- a CDS encoding enoyl-CoA hydratase/isomerase family protein, which produces MLQQRTEDNIIIATFDDGITNTITEDVIDTLAAIIKEVNGNNDIKGLVLTGAGKAFCSGFDLPMFLAFKDLKEVIAFFEKEEEVLINLFMCKKPVVAAWNGAAVAGGFIFSMAADYRLVKNHPKIKLGMNEIKIGLGLSIVQTEVIRFGMDSDRKYRDLMYNGDMYDVTGAKEFGIVDEVIEEDRLIPRAKEIVCKWIDNPGRAFMMLKYSMRKPYEDRMRQRLKDEDWQSGFNIMFDPQTRKFLELGAMMQHPKK; this is translated from the coding sequence ATGCTACAACAACGGACCGAAGACAACATAATCATCGCCACCTTTGACGATGGGATCACCAATACAATAACCGAAGACGTCATCGATACCCTGGCCGCGATCATCAAAGAGGTCAACGGGAACAACGACATCAAGGGGCTCGTCCTGACCGGCGCCGGCAAGGCCTTCTGCTCCGGCTTCGACCTTCCCATGTTCCTGGCCTTCAAGGACCTGAAGGAGGTGATCGCCTTCTTCGAAAAGGAGGAGGAGGTCCTCATCAACCTGTTCATGTGCAAAAAGCCGGTGGTGGCCGCCTGGAACGGCGCGGCCGTGGCCGGGGGATTCATCTTCTCCATGGCCGCCGACTACCGCCTCGTCAAGAACCACCCGAAGATCAAGCTCGGCATGAACGAGATCAAGATCGGCCTGGGCCTCTCCATCGTGCAGACCGAGGTCATACGCTTCGGCATGGACAGCGACAGGAAATACCGCGACCTGATGTACAACGGCGACATGTATGACGTTACCGGGGCGAAGGAGTTCGGCATCGTGGACGAGGTCATTGAAGAGGACCGGCTTATCCCCCGGGCCAAGGAGATCGTCTGCAAGTGGATCGACAATCCGGGCCGCGCCTTCATGATGCTCAAGTATTCCATGCGCAAACCCTACGAAGACCGCATGCGCCAGCGCCTGAAAGACGAGGACTGGCAGTCGGGCTTCAACATCATGTTCGACCCGCAGACGCGCAAGTTCCTCGAACTGGGCGCGATGATGCAGCATCCTAAGAAATAG
- a CDS encoding 6,7-dimethyl-8-ribityllumazine synthase: MKLIEGKIDATGLKVAIVVSRFNEFITNKLLGGAMDCLKRNNASEDDITVAWVPGSFEIPAVTRVLAASKKYDAIICLGAVIRGSTPHFDYVAAEVSKGVASISLSATIPVIFGVLTTDTIEQAIERAGTKSGNKGFDAAMSAIEMANLYKQIG, from the coding sequence ATGAAACTGATAGAAGGCAAAATCGACGCGACCGGGCTCAAGGTGGCCATTGTCGTTTCCCGCTTCAACGAATTCATCACCAACAAGCTCCTGGGCGGGGCCATGGACTGCCTGAAGCGGAACAACGCCAGCGAGGACGATATCACCGTGGCCTGGGTGCCGGGCTCCTTCGAGATCCCGGCGGTGACCCGGGTCCTGGCTGCCTCCAAGAAGTACGACGCGATCATCTGCCTGGGCGCCGTCATCCGGGGCTCCACGCCGCACTTCGACTACGTCGCTGCCGAGGTCTCGAAAGGCGTCGCCAGCATAAGCCTCAGCGCCACGATCCCGGTGATATTCGGCGTCCTTACGACGGACACCATAGAGCAGGCCATTGAGCGGGCCGGCACCAAATCGGGAAACAAGGGCTTCGACGCAGCCATGTCCGCCATCGAGATGGCGAATCTATACAAACAAATAGGATAA
- the nusB gene encoding transcription antitermination factor NusB codes for MGHRRKAREFALQGLYMYEISAAPVETLTRLEWVENPIPDGIRDFAVTLIEGSITNIGEIDELIIKYSKNWKFERLSAVDKSILRISIYAMLFLKDIPVIITINEGIELGKIYGGESSGQFINGILDAVRKQELREEQQERQ; via the coding sequence ATGGGCCACAGACGGAAAGCCAGGGAATTTGCCCTCCAGGGCCTGTACATGTACGAGATTTCAGCGGCCCCCGTTGAAACGCTTACCAGGCTCGAGTGGGTCGAGAACCCAATCCCCGATGGCATCCGTGACTTCGCGGTCACGCTCATTGAAGGATCCATCACGAACATCGGCGAAATCGACGAGCTCATAATCAAGTACTCGAAAAACTGGAAATTCGAACGCCTGAGCGCGGTGGACAAGTCCATACTCAGGATCTCAATCTATGCCATGCTCTTCCTCAAGGACATCCCCGTTATCATCACCATCAATGAAGGCATTGAGCTGGGGAAAATCTACGGCGGCGAAAGCTCCGGCCAGTTCATCAACGGCATCCTTGACGCGGTGCGGAAACAGGAGCTGCGGGAAGAGCAACAGGAGCGCCAGTGA
- a CDS encoding tetratricopeptide repeat protein, with translation MQDKRTPPLTGTPVDPEDGHRHKNRIFGIRAENAGAPDMVEGIETEPAPGKKKFDKIPIIIVSIVAAFLVIGVLVLTQFVYKKPSPFTSSKSGPASLFDGDRSVDNLTSDNPGIKRGKESYSRGYLTDAISEFNAVVESDAPDRDKAIALTYLGMISDDKGDYDKAVDFYTRALSYDKKNPDIYKNLSMTYRHKKDFDKALETAEKSASINADDTESKILLGNIYYETGKYDEAVAAYRDVLEKSPDNARVLYNMGSALMQKGDEFAAMEYFKKAGAADRIGEVAHKAYSRLGVIYTERKDFAEAEKYLKEAAAIRPNDALNHYNLGIAYLRQKKTAEAMEELSKAESLGENDAAMLEGIGEAYFSMKNYDKSLELYNRVRKTNERNVKILSRIAEIHYEKGDLDNAYELYRKITVLEPATENARVAYLNMGNIMDDAQRFDDAIEAYQKALAISPKDDAAFYNLGIAYKHAGKPELAITAWRKASELDAADPAPLVAIADYYYERGHYDLAETEYRKIAGRWPQIQEPHFKMGTMYYKRGNYDYAMNAYNKVIEIDPRSDLGRKALINKAILVSKDAKNPESLEKSMNLVQKALVMEPEDKDALFALGIIYMKKEMYDNAMDTFYQVVKGSNEPKMTADAYNNIGKCHFKKRQYKKALQAFTRGIDEDPSNEEIRMNRKAASQAYEAEIGRD, from the coding sequence ATGCAGGATAAAAGGACCCCCCCCCTGACGGGAACACCGGTGGACCCTGAAGACGGGCACCGGCATAAGAACAGGATCTTCGGCATACGGGCGGAGAATGCCGGGGCGCCCGACATGGTCGAGGGAATCGAAACGGAACCGGCCCCTGGTAAAAAGAAATTCGACAAGATTCCTATCATCATCGTCTCCATCGTGGCGGCGTTCCTGGTCATCGGCGTCCTGGTGCTCACGCAATTCGTCTATAAAAAGCCTTCCCCGTTCACTTCATCAAAGAGCGGCCCCGCCTCCCTCTTTGACGGGGACCGGAGCGTGGACAACCTCACTTCCGACAACCCCGGCATCAAGCGGGGCAAAGAGAGCTACTCCCGCGGATACCTGACCGACGCGATCAGCGAATTCAACGCCGTCGTGGAATCGGACGCCCCGGACCGCGACAAGGCCATCGCCCTCACCTACCTGGGCATGATCAGCGACGACAAGGGCGATTACGACAAGGCCGTTGATTTCTACACCCGGGCCCTCTCCTACGACAAGAAGAACCCGGACATATACAAGAACCTCTCCATGACGTACCGCCACAAGAAGGACTTCGACAAGGCCCTGGAAACCGCGGAGAAATCGGCATCGATCAACGCGGACGATACGGAATCGAAGATACTCCTGGGCAACATCTACTACGAGACCGGCAAGTACGACGAGGCGGTTGCGGCCTACCGCGATGTGCTGGAGAAGTCCCCGGACAACGCCCGGGTCCTCTACAACATGGGCTCCGCCCTGATGCAGAAGGGGGACGAATTCGCCGCCATGGAATATTTCAAGAAGGCGGGCGCCGCGGACCGCATCGGCGAAGTGGCCCACAAGGCCTATTCCCGGCTGGGGGTGATTTACACGGAGCGCAAGGATTTCGCCGAGGCCGAGAAATACCTCAAGGAAGCCGCGGCCATCAGGCCCAACGACGCGCTGAACCATTACAACCTGGGCATCGCCTACCTGCGGCAGAAAAAGACCGCGGAGGCGATGGAAGAGCTTTCCAAGGCCGAGTCGCTGGGGGAAAACGACGCGGCCATGCTGGAGGGCATCGGCGAAGCCTATTTCTCGATGAAAAACTACGACAAGAGCCTCGAGCTCTACAACAGGGTCAGGAAAACGAACGAGCGCAACGTGAAGATACTGTCGCGCATCGCCGAGATCCATTATGAAAAGGGCGATCTCGACAACGCCTACGAGCTGTACCGGAAGATCACGGTGCTGGAGCCGGCCACGGAGAACGCCCGCGTGGCCTACCTGAACATGGGAAACATCATGGACGACGCGCAGCGCTTCGATGACGCCATCGAGGCGTACCAGAAGGCGCTGGCCATAAGCCCCAAGGACGACGCGGCTTTTTACAACCTGGGTATCGCCTACAAGCACGCCGGCAAGCCGGAGCTGGCCATCACCGCGTGGCGGAAGGCGTCGGAGCTCGACGCCGCCGACCCGGCTCCCCTGGTCGCCATCGCCGACTACTATTACGAGCGCGGGCACTACGACCTGGCGGAGACGGAGTACCGGAAGATAGCGGGACGGTGGCCCCAGATACAGGAGCCCCACTTCAAGATGGGCACCATGTACTACAAGCGGGGCAATTACGATTACGCCATGAACGCCTACAACAAGGTCATCGAGATAGATCCCCGGTCCGACCTCGGACGGAAGGCCCTCATCAACAAGGCCATCCTCGTTTCGAAGGACGCCAAAAACCCGGAAAGCCTTGAGAAATCGATGAACCTCGTGCAGAAGGCCCTTGTCATGGAGCCGGAGGACAAGGACGCCCTTTTCGCCCTGGGCATCATCTACATGAAAAAAGAGATGTACGATAACGCCATGGACACTTTCTACCAGGTCGTCAAGGGCTCGAACGAGCCGAAGATGACGGCCGACGCGTACAACAATATAGGCAAGTGCCACTTCAAGAAACGCCAGTACAAGAAGGCCCTGCAGGCCTTCACGCGGGGCATTGACGAGGACCCCTCAAACGAAGAAATAAGAATGAACCGCAAGGCGGCATCGCAGGCCTACGAGGCGGAGATAGGCAGGGACTGA
- a CDS encoding deoxyguanosinetriphosphate triphosphohydrolase, which translates to MVRVDRNFLQDLEKKTLAPYAALSSASKGRIFKEKPHPYRTEFQRDRERIIHSRAFRRLEYKTQVFINHEGDHYRTRLTHTIEVAQIARSIARALRLNEDLAEGIALAHDLGHTPFGHAGERELNALLADHGGFEHNRQSLRVVDELEKRYPDFNGLNLTWETREGIIKHSSAHDHPDYKDFSPGTQPSLEAQIIDLADEIAYNNHDLDDGLSSGILNANDVKKLALWVLGEERYNREPKGDLKVRRQGIIRSIIDMLVSDLIENTLHRIGQFSIKNSNDVVKAEAKTVAFSQKIESANLELKNFLMDNLYQHYRVARMTIKAEMVIRDLFQIYTNHPDTLPEDYQKKYSRDGVVITARDYIAGMTDRFALEEHQKLTDPMIRV; encoded by the coding sequence ATGGTGCGGGTCGATCGCAATTTCCTGCAGGACCTGGAGAAAAAGACGCTGGCCCCCTACGCGGCCCTGTCGTCCGCCTCCAAGGGAAGGATTTTCAAGGAAAAGCCCCATCCCTACCGCACCGAGTTCCAGCGTGACCGGGAGCGCATCATCCATTCCCGGGCCTTTCGCCGCCTGGAGTACAAAACCCAGGTCTTCATCAACCACGAGGGGGACCATTACCGCACCCGCCTCACCCACACCATCGAGGTGGCCCAGATAGCCCGGAGCATAGCCCGGGCCCTGCGGCTGAACGAGGACCTCGCCGAGGGGATCGCCCTTGCCCACGACCTGGGCCACACGCCCTTCGGCCATGCCGGGGAGCGGGAGCTGAACGCCCTCCTGGCCGACCATGGCGGCTTCGAGCACAACCGCCAGAGCCTGCGCGTGGTGGACGAGCTGGAAAAGCGCTATCCCGACTTCAACGGCCTGAACCTCACCTGGGAGACCCGGGAAGGCATCATCAAGCATTCGTCGGCCCATGACCACCCGGACTACAAGGACTTCTCCCCGGGCACCCAGCCGTCCCTTGAGGCGCAAATCATAGACCTGGCCGATGAGATCGCCTACAACAACCACGACCTGGACGACGGCCTGTCGTCGGGAATCCTCAACGCCAACGACGTTAAAAAGCTCGCCCTCTGGGTCCTGGGCGAAGAGCGCTACAACCGGGAGCCCAAGGGCGACCTAAAGGTGCGGCGCCAGGGGATTATCCGCTCCATCATAGACATGCTGGTATCGGACCTGATCGAGAACACGTTGCACCGTATCGGGCAGTTCTCGATAAAAAATTCCAACGATGTCGTAAAAGCGGAAGCCAAGACCGTCGCCTTCTCGCAGAAGATCGAATCGGCCAACCTGGAGCTGAAGAATTTCCTCATGGACAACCTCTACCAGCACTACCGGGTGGCGCGCATGACCATCAAGGCGGAAATGGTGATCCGCGACCTCTTCCAGATATACACGAACCATCCGGACACCCTGCCGGAAGATTACCAGAAAAAGTATTCCCGGGACGGGGTGGTGATCACCGCGCGGGACTACATCGCGGGCATGACGGACCGCTTCGCCCTCGAGGAGCACCAGAAGCTGACAGACCCCATGATTCGGGTGTGA
- a CDS encoding DUF1285 domain-containing protein, whose translation MENAFPEIPEEIKELFEKGKLNDEIRLDKDGKWFHNGEPFINKKIIEFFNQSINITREGTYVIHYGQYTYPIIVEDAPLFVTGLIFKGFGRFEKITINLTNGTEELLDIYSLYYKNQTMYCRVSGGRMTAKFRNSPFYHLMERLDEVEGQFYLNLCGEKIHIKQD comes from the coding sequence ATGGAAAATGCCTTCCCTGAAATCCCCGAAGAGATTAAAGAGCTCTTCGAAAAGGGTAAACTGAACGACGAGATACGCCTCGATAAAGACGGAAAATGGTTCCATAATGGCGAGCCCTTCATAAACAAGAAGATTATCGAATTTTTCAACCAATCGATAAACATAACCCGCGAGGGGACATACGTCATCCATTACGGACAGTACACCTACCCGATCATAGTGGAGGACGCGCCCCTGTTCGTCACCGGGCTCATATTCAAGGGTTTCGGGAGATTTGAAAAAATCACCATCAACCTGACCAATGGGACAGAGGAACTGCTTGACATCTATTCTCTGTACTATAAGAATCAAACGATGTATTGCCGCGTATCCGGCGGAAGGATGACAGCCAAGTTCAGGAATTCGCCCTTCTACCACCTGATGGAGCGGCTTGACGAGGTTGAGGGACAATTCTACCTTAACCTCTGCGGAGAAAAAATCCATATCAAGCAGGATTGA